A region of the Nitrospira sp. genome:
CTTGGCTATCGAACAGGAAACTTCTGATGCTGGAGCCACGGCGGCTTGCTGCACGAGCTGCGGCTCACCGGATGGCCGACCAGCTGCACGAGCCTGTCGGGGAAACCGTCGGCTATCGGATGCGATTCGACACCAAGATCGGGTCGAGAACGAGGCTCGAAGTTGTCACCGAGGGAGTCCTGACGCGGCTGCTCCAAGAGGATCCGTCGCTGAATGCCTACGGCATGGTGGTGTTCGACGAATTTCATGAACGAAGTCTGCAAGCCGACCTTGGACTTGCCCTCTGTCTTGAAGCTCAACGTCTCTTTCGCCCCGACCTTCGCCTCTTGGTGATGTCGGCGACCCTCAACTGCGGTCCGGTCAGCGAACTGATGGGGTATGCGCCGCTCATTACCTGCGAAGGCCGGCTATTTCCCGTCGAAACCCGATACCTCGATCAGCCGGTCTCCGGACGACTTGATCTTGCCGTCGCGCAACATATTCGACGATCACTGGCGCACGATGACGGCAGCTTGCTGGTCTTTCTTCCGGGAATGGCTGATATCCGCCGAGTCGAACGGACGCTGTTGGAGTCCAAACTGGGACCCTCGATACAGATCGCACCGCTGCACGGTGAGCTTCCACAAGCCATGCAAGACGCGGCGATTCGACCAGCGGCTCCTGGATCACGAAAAATCGTGCTCGCCACGTCGATTGCCGAAACCAGCTTGACCATCGAGGGCGTGCGCGTGGTGATCGACGGAGGCTGGCTCCGCATTCCCCGGTTCGATCCTCGTTCCGGTCTGACTCGGTTGGAGACCATTCGCGTCACGCGAGATTCGGCTGAGCAACGCCGTGGCAGAGCGGGGCGCCTTGAACCAGGCATCTGTTACCGACTGTGGACCGAAAAGGAGCAGGCCTCACTTGCAGTCCATCGTCCACCTGAAATTCTCGAGGCAGACTTAGCCCCGCTGATGCTGGATCTCGCCCAGTGGGGTGCGCAGAGACCGGACGAATTGTCCTGGCTCACTCCGCCGCCGGCTGGAGCGGTCGCCCAGGCCAAAGATTTACTTGTACAGCTCGGCGCCTTCTCAACTAGCGGGCGCCTGACGGATCATGGACGGCACATGACTGAGCTTCCGCTGCATCCCCGCTTGGCGCATATGCTGATTAGAGCCATTTCACTGAGGCTTGCCGATCAGGCCTGCGAAGTGGCGGCGCTGTTGAGTGAACGTGACGTCCTGCACGGACCGGCGGCAGGCCAGAATGTAGATGTGCGTGTCAGGCTGGATATGCTTCAGGGTGAAGGTGATTGCAGCAGCCAGGCAGTCAATCGAACCGCACTCGAACGCGTGAGGCGAACGGCTCAACTCTGGCGACGACAGCTCAAGAGGCTGTCGGGGAAGCCCAACGGCGACGGACACGACCACCCGCATGTGGCTGGTCTTTTGCTCGCGCTGGCCTATCCTGATCGGATCGCGCAGCGGCAACCTGGTGAGATTGCCAGTTACCGACTGGTGAATGGGCGAGGTGCACGGTTCAGAAGACCTGATCCCATCGCGACGGAACCCTTCATTGTCATCGCGGACTTGGATGGAGGAGGCCAGTGGGCCGATATTAACCTCGCCGCTCCGATCACGTGCGAGGCCATCGAGTTGTTGTACCAGGAGCAGGTCATCGAAGACGAATTGGTTGTCTGGGATGAGCGTATTGGTGCTGTTCGAGCCTCATGCCGTCGCAGCCTCGGATCCGTCATTCTTTCAGAGGTTGCCCTCTCAAAACCAGATGAGCAGTCCTTAGTTTATGCGCTTTTAAATGGAATAGGCAAAGTAGGGATTCATATATTGAATATTCCACCTGAGCTTCAACAGTGGCGATCTCGAGTCATGTGGGTTCACCGCATCGAGGCTCCTCACTCGGACTGGCCCGATCTTGCCGACAAGGCGTTACTGACAACGTTGGATCAGTGGCTAGGGCCTTACCTTGCCGGAATCACAACACTTGATCGTGTGAAGCGGTTGGATGTGACCGTGCCATTGCATGCCTTGCTTACGCGCGAACAGCAACGGCGTCTCGACAGGATGGCCCCAACTCATATCACCGTACCGAGCGGCTCTCATCTCCGCGTCGACTACGATCAGCCAGATCTCCCGGTTCTTGCCGTACGACTACAAGAGATGTTCGGTTGTCAGGAGACGCCACGGGTGGCGGACGGAAAGATTCCTGTGATGCTGCACCTCCTCTCTCCCGCCAAGCGCCCCGTGCAGGTCACACAAGACTTAGGCGGCTTCTGGAAGCGAGCGTATCAAGATGTCCGGAAGGAACTACGTGGTCGGTATCCAAAACACCACTGGCCTGAAGATCCGCTGAGTGCCGTGCCGACGGCAAAGGCAAAGCGGCGTAGTTAACTTACGCGCGGCATCATTCAACAATCGCTTGAGGTCTTACTACGAGAGATCTCATACACAAAGCATTCCATCGACTCACAGTTCTGTCAGTGTGATCACCCATTCCTGCGTCGCTCTTCCCAGATTCGAAATGCCACAAGGTCCTGTGCGAGGCTATGGAGCAGCAGCGTCAACACCGCCGCATCATCGATGAATCCAACACCAGGGATAAAGTCTGGTATCAAGTCTATCGGGCTCACAACGTAGAGCAGGGCTCCTGCAAGCGAGGCAAGTGTGCGCACGGAGAGCCCCCGGTAGCTACCATCCTTCCAAGCCTTGAGAAGACGACCCAACAGGGGAAGGTCAGACCGGAGACGCCCGATCATGCGGAGCATCTCAAAGAACCTCGTGGATATTTTCATCTGCACCTCCAGGACGACCGGTTTTCTTGTTCTTCATGGGAGTGCACAGTGCACACATTGTCGTAAAGCATACCAAAGACAGAGAATGTTTTGAAGTAAGACAACGATGGCATCTCGACCTAAGACCGAACCTCGCTCTACTATGCACGCACGACCAGGCTCTGGTCGTGCGTGATCACATCGACTCCGCCATAGAAACATCGAATGGCCAACAAGTAAATCACTGTACTCGCCGCTGAGCAGGTCGCCACGGAAACGGATGGTAGCATGATATCGACCTCCGGCAGTGACTTGCAGATCCTCCAGGTGGACGAGAATCCTGGATTGAAGCGAAGGCGGAAGGAGATTGCCTTTGGCAGGAAACCCCCACAGGGTCTACCTGCCAACTGAGGTGAGCATGGGAACTTGACCGGAAATTATTCCGTCTTGGCCTTTATTTCCTTCACTTTACCCTTGGCTCGTTCACCGGCAGCCTTGATATTGCCTTTGGCCCGTTCACCCATGGCTTTCATTTTATTGCCCTGGGCTTCTTCTATCTTGGCCTTGGCTTCCCCCTTGGCTTCCTCTACGGTGGCTTTGGCTTCCCCCTTCACCGCTTCCATGGTGGCAGCGGTCTCGCCTGCATGCGTAAACGACGGGGTAAGAAACAGAACCGCACCCAACGATAGCACGGTTAGAAATGACAAGCGCATAGGGACTCTCCTTTGCAATGAGGTGAATGAACGCCAGAACCTGTGCCTATTCATGAGCGATCTCAAGTTTCGATGAAAATTCTGAATCTGCTTCGAGTGTGAGTCCTTTCATCTGGGTTTATGTGAATAGCAGCTAGGAGCGAGACTATGGCGATTAACGAAACAATC
Encoded here:
- a CDS encoding CsbD family protein; translated protein: MEAVKGEAKATVEEAKGEAKAKIEEAQGNKMKAMGERAKGNIKAAGERAKGKVKEIKAKTE
- the hrpB gene encoding ATP-dependent helicase HrpB; translation: MSTLPIEDVLPSIREALNDGPNVLLTAPPGAGKTTHVPLALLESPWLSNRKLLMLEPRRLAARAAAHRMADQLHEPVGETVGYRMRFDTKIGSRTRLEVVTEGVLTRLLQEDPSLNAYGMVVFDEFHERSLQADLGLALCLEAQRLFRPDLRLLVMSATLNCGPVSELMGYAPLITCEGRLFPVETRYLDQPVSGRLDLAVAQHIRRSLAHDDGSLLVFLPGMADIRRVERTLLESKLGPSIQIAPLHGELPQAMQDAAIRPAAPGSRKIVLATSIAETSLTIEGVRVVIDGGWLRIPRFDPRSGLTRLETIRVTRDSAEQRRGRAGRLEPGICYRLWTEKEQASLAVHRPPEILEADLAPLMLDLAQWGAQRPDELSWLTPPPAGAVAQAKDLLVQLGAFSTSGRLTDHGRHMTELPLHPRLAHMLIRAISLRLADQACEVAALLSERDVLHGPAAGQNVDVRVRLDMLQGEGDCSSQAVNRTALERVRRTAQLWRRQLKRLSGKPNGDGHDHPHVAGLLLALAYPDRIAQRQPGEIASYRLVNGRGARFRRPDPIATEPFIVIADLDGGGQWADINLAAPITCEAIELLYQEQVIEDELVVWDERIGAVRASCRRSLGSVILSEVALSKPDEQSLVYALLNGIGKVGIHILNIPPELQQWRSRVMWVHRIEAPHSDWPDLADKALLTTLDQWLGPYLAGITTLDRVKRLDVTVPLHALLTREQQRRLDRMAPTHITVPSGSHLRVDYDQPDLPVLAVRLQEMFGCQETPRVADGKIPVMLHLLSPAKRPVQVTQDLGGFWKRAYQDVRKELRGRYPKHHWPEDPLSAVPTAKAKRRS
- a CDS encoding DUF1232 domain-containing protein gives rise to the protein MKISTRFFEMLRMIGRLRSDLPLLGRLLKAWKDGSYRGLSVRTLASLAGALLYVVSPIDLIPDFIPGVGFIDDAAVLTLLLHSLAQDLVAFRIWEERRRNG